The Argentina anserina chromosome 5, drPotAnse1.1, whole genome shotgun sequence genome includes the window CCAGGTATAGAAATAGAATAGacctgttgttgttgttgatgatgatcttgGAGACTAGTAGTCATGAAGTTTGTAGAGGGTGTCCAATTCTTGGGCTCTTCACCTTCATACATTGTCCTACTTGCCCCGCCTGTGTTTTGTACTcgtaaagaaaaacaaaaagaatacCACTTTATACATTCCTCATTTTGATCTCAAACAACAAACAATTGgaatttttcttgtttttgggtCTGAAACAATTGGAGCTTTGAATGTTAATCTTTGATCAATGCATGCTAATTCTTTTAAGATTAATGTTGATAATAGAATAATTCACACAACTCATAGCATGCATCATCTATCTCCTCCTGTAGCTACTTCTTTCTATCAATGTTTGAAACCTAATTATAGGTATGGCAGAGTTCACTGATGCTCCAGTTCTATATTCATCAAGATATGCTAAGAGGAAAGTATACTAGGGGTATGAATTACTCACCTAAAGATTCTTTCTTTTGGTGATCTGGACACACGAGTTGAAGGTCTTCTTGAGATTCCATCTGGCGACGGCGCTTCTGCCTCTCTCTTGCCTTGTGGTTCTGGAACCAATAGAACACGTTCTTACCCTCAATCTTTCCGTACCTTCTAAGCTGAGCAGTGATTTGCTGAATCTGCTCAGCCGATGGGGTTCGAGTTCCTCGTCGATATAACTCCTCTAGTGCCCTCAATTGCTCGGGCGTAGGGTTCCATCTCGAGCTCACCACTACCTGCGGCACAGTATTGTACTCTCTCATCCCTCTTTGTTCACCTGGATATAGATTCATCAGAAAGTTAACCCAAAATTCACAAGAAGCATCACTCTAACAGTTATGTACTTTCAGCTACAAATGAAAACGAATAACATGTGCTTACCCAACTGGTGATACACAGATGCAGCATGAATTCGACTGAAACAAGGTGGGGCATGTGTACTTGGTGAAGTGCAGTTGTTGTTGCTATTGTTGGTGGTATTATTGTTGTGAGGAGATGGGAGAGGCCAGTTGGGAACGAAAGGCCGACCCTTCCGACTGTTGAAGGCGGATTCCGGAATCATGTTGAAGTCACCACCATCATTGTATCCCATCATCCACATGTTCGATACCAGTCTGGCCGGGCTGGCTAGGGTTAGTTAATTATATACTTCTCTCTACCCTTGCTTCACTCACTCTCAAGCTAATAGTAGCCTTGGAATGAAGGGACATCTTTAGGTGGACACATATAAGTAAGTAGTACTAAAGTGAAGTGATGGTTTGAAAGGATGGGTTGAAGTTTGGAGAAGAACGGTGC containing:
- the LOC126795957 gene encoding WUSCHEL-related homeobox 1, which produces MWMMGYNDGGDFNMIPESAFNSRKGRPFVPNWPLPSPHNNNTTNNSNNNCTSPSTHAPPCFSRIHAASVYHQLGEQRGMREYNTVPQVVVSSRWNPTPEQLRALEELYRRGTRTPSAEQIQQITAQLRRYGKIEGKNVFYWFQNHKARERQKRRRQMESQEDLQLVCPDHQKKESLGGASRTMYEGEEPKNWTPSTNFMTTSLQDHHQQQQQETVKAQAEGRTEGWVQFDEEELQQLQQQQQQTRNSMSVEKNATWQMMQLSCPPPPTPPCLPSLHDLTHLINAPTCPRTTVRTMEMDQKQLYNNPNSKTSPPHDLSIFIAPYTALNGRHLHHHRKDEEDQSQTLELFPLRSNTCGEKDKLPTEKLSQNPSFSTGSNYQFFEFLPLKN